The window CTCGGCAACTGGGCCGCGCCCGCAAAGGACCAATGGGTCGAACGCATCGCCGACGCGATCGCCGCCGAGGACGAACCGGTGCTGATCGCGGCGCACAGCCTCGGCTGCCACGCCTTCGCCCACTGGTTCGCCCATGCCGGCGGCGTCGCCCGTGCCCGCGTCGCCGGGGCGCTGCTCGTCGCGCCGCCCGACCTCGGCGACCTGCGCCGCGACAGCCGCGTCGCCGACTTCAGCGACGCCCCCGCCTTCACCTCGCGCACCCCGATCGTCGTGGTGGCGAGCGACAATGATCCCTATGCCAAGACCTCGCACGTCTGGCGGCTGTCGCGGCAATGGGACGCGCGCTTCGTCAATGCCGGGCCGTTCGGGCATATCAACGCCGACTCGGGCGTCGCCGATTGGCCTTATGGACAGTATCTGCTCGCATCGTTACAACCCGCGCCCACGCCCGCCCTCGCCGACGAAGCGCTTTGGCTCCGCAGCGGAGACTGGCCCAATCGTCTCGCGCGGCGCGATCCGCGGTTCGACTTCAAGGAAAGCCTGCACCGACCATGAAAGCCAATTCGATCCTCGATACCATCGGCAACACCCCGCACATCCGGGTCGCCAAGCTGTTCCCCGACGCAGAAGTCTGGGTGAAGTCGGAACGCAGCAACCCGGGCGGGTCGATCAAGGATCGCATCGGCCTGGCGATGATCGAGGCGGCCGAGCGTGACGGCAGCCTTCAACCCGGCGGCACCATCGTCGAGCCGACGTCGGGCAACACTGGCATCGGCCTCGCGATGGCCGCCGCGGTCAAGGGCTACAAGCTCGTGCTCGTCATGCCCGAAAGCATGTCGCTCGAACGCCGCCGCCTGATGCTCGCCTATGGCGCGACCTTCGACCTGACGCCGCGCGAAAAGGGCATGAAGGGTGCGATCGAACGCGCGATCGAATTGGTCGAGACGACTCCGGGCGCGTGGATGCCGCAGCAGTTCGAGAATGAGGCGAACATCGACGTCCATGTCCGCACCACCGGCCCCGAAATCCTCGCCGATTTCGCCGACACCCCGATCGACGCGCTGATCACCGGGGTTGGCACCGGCGGCCATATCACCGGCGTTGCGCAATTTCTGAAAGGCCATTGGCCGAACCTCAAGGTCTTCGCGGTCGAGCCCGTCGCATCGCCGGTCATCTCGGGCGGCCAACCCGGCCCGCATCCGATCCAGGGCATCGGCGCCGGCTTCATCCCGCGCAACCTGCACACCGACCTGCTCGACGGCGTGATCAAGGTCGAGGCCGCCGACGCCAAGGACTATGCGCGCCGCTCGGCGACCGAGGAAGGCATGCTCGTCGGCATCTCGTCGGGCGCCACCCTTGCCGCGATCGCCCAGAAACTCGCCGAGCTGCCCGCGGGCAGCCGCGTCCTCGGCTTCAACTACGACACCGGCGAACGCTACCTCTCGGTCCCCGACTTCCTCCCGGAAATCTGAGGCACTCCCATGGCGCGCGAAGCGCCCGCAGCAACGACGCCATTGTGGCGCGACCGGTCGGCATGGCTGTTCGCGCTGCTGGCGGTCGGCGCGATCGTCGCGGTGCTCTACGCGAGCAGCCTCGGCGGTCCCGCGAGCTACAGCGTGCACCTGCCTCCCGTCGCGCCGCCCGCCAGCACGGTTCCGGAGGTGCTCCCGATGGAATTGGCGCCGATCGCCGAGGACGACGCGCGCGCCGCCAATGCCAAAATCCCGCTGGTGACCAAGGGTTTCGTCGCGGCGCGACCCTTCGTCTATGCCGGCGACGCCGACAACCGCGGACGCGCGCGCGACTGCCTCGCCGCCGCGATGCTCTATGAGGCGGGCGACGACAACAAGGGCCAACGCTCGGTCGGCCAGGTCATCATCAACCGCGTCCGCCATCCCGCCTTCCCCAAATCGATCTGCGGCGTCGTGTTCCAGGGGTCGGAA is drawn from Sphingopyxis sp. OPL5 and contains these coding sequences:
- a CDS encoding RBBP9/YdeN family alpha/beta hydrolase, whose translation is MHTTLIRHKILTIPGLDNSGPRHWQSLWEHKFADCERVDLGNWAAPAKDQWVERIADAIAAEDEPVLIAAHSLGCHAFAHWFAHAGGVARARVAGALLVAPPDLGDLRRDSRVADFSDAPAFTSRTPIVVVASDNDPYAKTSHVWRLSRQWDARFVNAGPFGHINADSGVADWPYGQYLLASLQPAPTPALADEALWLRSGDWPNRLARRDPRFDFKESLHRP
- the cysK gene encoding cysteine synthase A, which gives rise to MKANSILDTIGNTPHIRVAKLFPDAEVWVKSERSNPGGSIKDRIGLAMIEAAERDGSLQPGGTIVEPTSGNTGIGLAMAAAVKGYKLVLVMPESMSLERRRLMLAYGATFDLTPREKGMKGAIERAIELVETTPGAWMPQQFENEANIDVHVRTTGPEILADFADTPIDALITGVGTGGHITGVAQFLKGHWPNLKVFAVEPVASPVISGGQPGPHPIQGIGAGFIPRNLHTDLLDGVIKVEAADAKDYARRSATEEGMLVGISSGATLAAIAQKLAELPAGSRVLGFNYDTGERYLSVPDFLPEI